The Methylobacterium bullatum region GAAAGGCCTCACGTTGTTTCTTGGCTGCCGCCTCGGCCTCAGCGCTCCGCTTGGCGGCCTCGCGATCGTCGGTGAAGACGAAATCGCCGGCCAACTCGCGAGCATGGAGCCCACGAAGGATCTTGGTCGGCACCTCCACGGGCACACCGGCCGTCTTGACGATGCCCTCAAGCAAGGGCGTCTGGCGCAGGCCGTAGAGGTTCTGCCACTCCTCCAGGCCGACGAAGACGTAGCGCGGGAAGAGCGGCGTTCCGCCATTCACCCGCCGCCGCCGCACCGTGCGGCTCACCTCCATAATCGGGACATAGGTCTGGAACGACCGCGCCCGGATGATCTTGGCTGCCGTGGTTTCCCGCCTGGGGTTGGTGAAGGCGATGAACCAGCGGCGATCCTCGAAATCGGTGGCGTCCGACATGGTCAGGCCTCCCGCCGGGCGATGGGGACGATCCTGATGGTGCGGATGCCCGAATGGCGCTTCTCGAAAAGGAAGCCCCTCTCGCGTAGCAAGGGCGCGCACCGCTCCAGGCGGTTGCCGAGGCCCTGAGGCGATTGCGGCCATGAGCGCAGGCGCTTCACCGATTCCATGGTGATCCCATCGATCGCCTTGAGGAGGTCGGTCGCGGTGCCCTCCCAGCCCTCGGCCCGGCCGGTCACGAAGGCGACAACGGCCACGGCCACGGGGTCCGCCTCGAAGGCGTGTTCCGACACCTCCCGGCGGTTGGAGCCGTAGGCCTGCGCGAAGGTTCCGGCCTCCCAGCCAAGGCCGGGCTCGGCCGCCGTCATCCATTTGGTGAAATCGGCAAGGCGCGGGGCGCGGTCGAGGCGCACGCTGGCGATGTTGCCGACAGCGGCCGACAGGGCGTCGCACAGTGCGCCGAACACCTCCGGCTGCATCCTCTCCCAATCCGCCCAGAAATCATCCTCGGCGCGGCGCTCATCGTCAGGGATCGGCGTGAGCCGCACCGTGACGGCGCGGGAGGCGAGGTCCGCCCGATCCGTGAGGGCGGGAATGCCGTTGAGGATGATCGGACGGGCCGCCATGAAAATGGCCTCGTCGCTGTCGGTGGTGAGCTTGCGGGTGGAGTGCCCGGCGCCGCTGGCGAGGCGGCAGAGGCCGTCAGCCAGCCACGCATCCACCTTGGACAGGTTGTCCATGGCGAGCACATGCGCGTTGTTCGCCGAGATGATG contains the following coding sequences:
- a CDS encoding hypothetical protein (Transcription termination/antitermination protein NusG): MSDATDFEDRRWFIAFTNPRRETTAAKIIRARSFQTYVPIMEVSRTVRRRRVNGGTPLFPRYVFVGLEEWQNLYGLRQTPLLEGIVKTAGVPVEVPTKILRGLHARELAGDFVFTDDREAAKRSAEAEAAAKKQREAFHALAPGAAVRVIDGPFKEFQGTVAETLEGDRMSIVINLFGSKHPVPIPFDHMEIVPRAPA